The window TGTTAAGTGGCAGtggtgggaaaaaaataccatgtTTAAGAAAGCTCTGGAGGGTGTCTCAAGGGAGGTGAACAGTAGTAGTGGCACAATGCAACACTCATTCAGTGATTCTGCAATACCAAGgtattccattttttaaaacgAAGCACAAATCCCCTAAATGATGGTGATGGGGATGAACTTGTGATTGTTCTTGTGGCATACTAAGCAAGTGAGGTGAATGACTGCTCTTAAGTGTGATCTACTGTATTAATTCCTGTCTCCTTGGAAGCTGGTCAGCAAAGTGGTcgtttatttttatttacttatggCTCGCCTTTCACTTTTGCACATCTTGCAGTTATTGGTGTCCTACATTATATGTTTAAAAACTAATAGAAAAATGGAAGAGTTGCTGAAGGACAGAAtaagaagtttaaaaatgtaaaatctgAATTGTAGTACTTGATAAGACCCCttaaaaaacataatttaaaacaattctACAAGTTAGCCCACTAAGAAGCAGCCTCTTCATTAGTAGCACCTGTTCTTAAACAAAAGTTGAGCAGTAGCAGCAAAACTATTCAAAATAGATAGTCATTCCATTCTAACTGAATGTCACCCACACAGTTTTTGTTGCAGTAGACATCTTAAAGAACTACACAAAACCTTTGCAATCTTTGAATGTGACAGATCCACTATAACAAAGCTGTAAATATTTCCTACGCTAAATGAATGCAGCCAGCATCATCATAGTATTAGCAATATTACTTTTAAAGTAACTGCACATCAATATGTCATGTTTGCAGAGTCTAATAAGTATgctatttttcaaaacaagtaAAGTTATCATCAGCACCATCCTGTATTAAAGATTTGGTGCAAATTCTGCAAAGGTGAATATATACCACTGATACAGCCTTTGCTGTGAAAAAGTCAGTCACTTTTGGacacaaatatgaaataaaaagttgGCACATTCAGGAAATACAGTGTCTGTGTTCAAGACCATTGTTTTGATTGACATCATCACCCTCAGATAAATGTTTTGAGTCTGAAGAAACAAGTTGCATGAAAATGTTTCACACTGGTTCTGGCATTGTGCTTTTTCCCTCACCACATGCTTTCCACAGGCTCATGCACACTGCACATCAGCAGCACTGATCTGCTGGTCAATAATTTGGCACATAAAGGTAAATATCAGCTCAAAACAAAGAGAGCAGAGCCTGTGTCAAGACGCGTTTACTTTGTGGTGAGACCAGCTGATGTCTCCTTTCATTCCTTGTATGCTCGTGTGGGGGATGTGCCTTTGTAGAAGATGTTTCTGGTGTTCTCTGGACTGCTCCCTCTCTCAGGAATTAAAATGATGTTACCTTTTCTTCGAAGTGTTGAGTCCCGACTAGAAGAAATGGACAGAGTCTCTGAGCCAATCTCACTTCCTTCCACTGGTGTGACTCTAATCGTGGTGATTCCATGATGGTGATGCTCACTGTTATCTATGTTGCTTCTTTTCCTGTCACCTGACCCATAACTGTCTTTTAAGGAGTCACAGCTCTCTGAGTCTCTGTTAAGATCATTTAGCTCATATGTCTGACGAAGGGTGACTTTTTCAGGACCTTTCCATTTCCATGACccacttccttccccttctGATGGCATCTGAATTACAGGTCTGTTATTTTCTGGATGGGCTTCAACTCTAACAATGCTACTTGGCTCATGGTCTGTCAAGGTTTTGTATCTGATGGCTCCTGTACAGGTGACCGTGCTTCCCTCTGAACCCTTTGGACTGCTCTGGAGCACTCCTTGCTGCTTAGACATGGCTATTACTTGCATGATTCTTGGCTGGCTATTGCTTCTACATGCAACACTCTTCTCAGCAGCTTTCAGCCATTTAGCTCTAGCTGAACTACTTTTGGGTGATGTGTTCACATTCTCCTGAGTCTCCTCAGGAATATGTACTAGCTGGGATGAGCCAGGACGTGACTGAATAGAGACCCTCGGCCCACCAGAGAGACCTGAGTTGTTACAACCTGGTACACTGCCAGGTTGGATTTTCAGGTATTGGCCAGTTGGGCCATGATGATCACCATTTACACCCACTCTGGAGGGTTCGGAGCTTGACCTCATTTCGATAGCCCTTGGTGGTGACTGGCCAGATTCGGTCTCTATTACTTGCAGTGACAACTTTCGACTTTCATTCTTGTTCTTCCACTGTGAAAGGAGCTGTTTGGAACGGGCAGAATCCATTGATGCGTGTATTGTTGCATTTCGTCTTGCTGGATCTTCCATGGACGGTGTGTTGACTCTTGGCAAAGTGTTGCTGAAAGTGaccatgttttcctttcccattgGGCTTCGTGGTGTTATTATTTCTACATCAGCATTTGCTCTCTTGAGA of the Pithys albifrons albifrons isolate INPA30051 chromosome 10, PitAlb_v1, whole genome shotgun sequence genome contains:
- the PLPPR4 gene encoding phospholipid phosphatase-related protein type 4 codes for the protein MSAKERPKGKVTKDSVTLLPCFYFVELPILASSVVSLYFLELTDVFKPVHSGFNCYDKSLSMPYIEPTQESVPFLMLLSLVFAGPSITIMIGEGILYCCLSKRRNGIGTEANINAGGCNFNSFLRRAVRFVGVHVFGLCATALVTDIIQLSTGYQAPYFLTVCKPNYTSLNVSCSENSYIVEDICSGADLNIINAGRKSFPSQHATLAAFAAVYISMYFNSTLTDSSKLLKPLLVFAFIICGIICGLTRITQYKNHPVDVYCGFLIGGGIALYLGLYAVGNFLPSDENVFHPNFHREPLRSLTDLSQDANRILPGKNGSSSDGIVSHRTESILNRNHRDTGSLTNLKRANADVEIITPRSPMGKENMVTFSNTLPRVNTPSMEDPARRNATIHASMDSARSKQLLSQWKNKNESRKLSLQVIETESGQSPPRAIEMRSSSEPSRVGVNGDHHGPTGQYLKIQPGSVPGCNNSGLSGGPRVSIQSRPGSSQLVHIPEETQENVNTSPKSSSARAKWLKAAEKSVACRSNSQPRIMQVIAMSKQQGVLQSSPKGSEGSTVTCTGAIRYKTLTDHEPSSIVRVEAHPENNRPVIQMPSEGEGSGSWKWKGPEKVTLRQTYELNDLNRDSESCDSLKDSYGSGDRKRSNIDNSEHHHHGITTIRVTPVEGSEIGSETLSISSSRDSTLRRKGNIILIPERGSSPENTRNIFYKGTSPTRAYKE